The Trueperaceae bacterium region CTCGACGGCGCGACGTACGCCCCGGTCCTGCGCGGCCGCGCGGAGGGTGGCGGCCCCGCGGAGGACGTCGCCCGGCGGGTGGTGCTGGACGACGCCGTCAGCCTCGAGGACGGGACGGGGATCGTGCACGTCGCGCCGGCGTACGGCGACCTGGAGGTCGGCCGGACGCACGGCCTCGCGACGGTGTTCAGCGTGTCGTTGAGCGGCGAGGTCCTGCCCGAGGTGACGCTGCCCGACGCCCCCGCCGACGCGCCGGGCCCGTGGGCGGGGACCTGGTTCAAGGACGCCGACGCCGCCATCGCCGACGCCCTCCTGGCGCGCGGCGCGATGTACCACGCCACCACCCTGCGGCACGCCTACCCGTTCAACTGGCGCGACGGCACGCCCCTCATGAACGTCGCGAAGAAATCCTGGTACATCCGCACGACCGCCGTGAAGGAGGCGCTCCTGCGGAACAACGACGCGATCACGTGGGTGCCGGACGCGATCCGGACCGGTCGGTTCGGGAAGTGGTTGGAGAACAACGTCGATTGGGCCGTCAGCCGCGAACGGTACTGGGGCTGCCCGCTGCCGGTGTGGGAACGCGAGGACGGCGGCGACCGCATCTGCGTCGGCTCCGTCGCGGAGCTCGAGGCGTTGTCGGGCCGGGACCTGTCCGACCTCGACCTGCACCGCCCGTACGTCGACGACGTGACGTTCGAGAAGGACGGCGCGACGTACCGGCGGGTGCCGTACACGGTCGACGTGTGGTTCGAGTCGGGCGCCATGCCGTACGCGCAACGCCACTACCTGGGCGACGCCTCGGCGCCGGAGGACCGCGCGGCGTTCGAGCGGACGTTCCCCGCCGACTACATCTGCGAAGCGATCGACCAGACCCGCGGCTGGTTCTACAGCCTGCACGCCCTCGCGACGCTGCTCACCGACCCGGGCGACGGCGCGCGGCCCGCGGGGCCGCTCGCCGACCTCGCCCCCAGCACGAGCGCCTTCAAGGCCGCGATCTCGTTGGGGCACATCGTCGACGAGAACGGCGAGAAGATGTCGAAGTCGAAGGGCAACGTCGTCGACCCTTGGACGGTCCTCGACGCGCAGGGGGCCGACGCCCTGCGCTGGTACCTGTTCACCGCCAGCCCCCCCGAGGCCACGAAACGCTTCTCCGCCCACCTGGTGGAGGCGTCCCACCGCGACTTCGGGATGACCCTGTGGAACGTCTACGCCTTCTTCGTGATGTACGCGAACCTCGATGCGCCCGACCTCGACGCCGCCCCCCCCGACGTCGAGCGCCCCGACGCCGACCGGTGGCTCGTCGCGCGGCTGCACGACCTGGTGCAGACCGTCACGGAGCGGCTCGAGGCGTTCGACGCGACCGGCGCGGCGCGCCCCCTCCGCGACTTCGTGGTGGACGACCTGTCGAACGGGTACGTGCGCCGCAACCGCAAGCGCTTCTGGAAGTCGCGCGACGCGACCGACCAGGCCAGCGCCTACGCCGCGCTGTACGAGACGCTCACGACCCTCGCGCGGCTGTTGGCCCCGTTCACGCCGTTCCTCGCCGAGACGATGTACCGCAACCTGGTCGTCTCCCGCGACCCCGACGCGGCGGCGTCGGTGCACCTGGCGGACTGGCCGGAGGCGGACCCCGCCCGCATCGACGCGGACCTCCTGGCGGACATGGCGGCGTTCGTGCGGGCGGTGGAGGTCGGTCGGGCCGCGCGCGCGCAGAGCGGCGTGAAGACCCGCCAACCGCTGCCGGAGGTCCTGCTCCGCGCCCCCGACGACGCGGCCCTCGCGGGGCTGCGGCGGTTCGAGGCGGCCCTCCGCGACGAGCTGAACGTGAAGGCCGTGCGTTACCTGGCCCCCACCGACGCCTTCGTCGATTACGACGTGAAGCCGAACCTGCCGCTCCTGGGCCGCCGGCTCGGCCCGCGGATCCCCGCCGTCGCCCGCGCCCTCGCGGCGATGGACGGCCGCGCGGTCGCCGCCGCCGTCGGGGCGGGCGAGACGCTGCACGTCGAGGTGGACGGCGACACGATCGCACTGGAGCCGGACGCCGTCCTGCTCGACGCGCGGAGTCCCGAGGGGTACGCCGCGGTCGAGGACCGCGGCTACCTCGCGGCGTTGGACGTGAACGTCACGCCGGACCTCCGCCGCGAGGGCCTGGCGCGCGACGCGATCCGGGTGGTGCAGAACGCCCGCAAGAACGCGGGCTTCGACGTCGCCGACCGCATCGAGGTCGTCTGGGCGAGCGAGGACCCCGACGTGGTCGCCGCGCTGGAGGCGCACGGCGACGTCGTCGCGGAGGAGGTCCTGGCGCTCGCCCTGACGCGCGGGGCGGACGACGCGGTCGCCACCTGGCCGCACGTCGAGGACGCCGACCTCGACGGCGAGGGCGCCGCGCTGCGGGTCGGCGTGCGCCGCGCCCCGGGGGGCGCCGCGACGTCCGGGCTAGACTGACGCGCTGGAGGGGCGCCCGCGCGGCGCCTCGGATCCTAGGAGGCAACGCATGAAGATCGGTATCAACGGGTTCGGTCGCATCGGTCGGCAGATCTTCCGGATCGCGCACGCGCGCGGCCTGGAGGTCGCCCTGGTCAACGACCTGACGGACAACGCCACGTTGGCGCACCTGCTGGCGAACGACTCGAACTACGGTCGCTTCGACGGGGACGTGACGCACGACGACGAACACCTGATCGTCGACGGGCGCCGCGTGCGCGCCACCGCCCTCAAGGACCCCGCGGAGCTCCCCTGGGCGGAGCTCGGGGTCGACGTCGTCGTCGAGTCGACCGGCCTGTTCCGCAAGCGGGCGCAGGCGGCGAAGCACCTCGACGCCGGCGCGTCGCACGTGTTGATCAGCGCGCCGTCGCCCGACGCGGATTTCGACGTGATGTTGGGCGTGAACGACGAGGCGTTCGACCCCAGCCAGCACCGGATCGTCTCCAACGCCAGCTGCACGACGAACAGCTTGGCGCCGGTCATGAAGGTGATCGACGAGACGTTCGGGGTGGAGCAGGCGATGATGTCGACCATCCACAGCTACACGAACGACCAGATG contains the following coding sequences:
- the ileS gene encoding isoleucine--tRNA ligase; the protein is MQDDPRPDAPRDDAPRDDAPRDDAPSTERPSGVATGGDGAPFAPVPATPDAPALEADVAAFWKRHDVFAASLAKPAPRGEWVVYEGPPTANGKPGVHHVISRIYKDLFPRFKTMQGHHVERKGGWDTHGLPVEIAIEQRLGFTSKADVEAYGIEAFNALCRDYVFENIQDWNALTERIGYWVDLDDPYVTYDRSYIESNWWVLKELWTRGLLVEDYKTTWHSPSSHTTLASHEVSLGYREDVEDPSVYPAFETDAADLVARGVVPGDVDLPVRFLAWTTTPWTLGANTGLLVKGDATYALVAAPARRGSGGRDVAFVVARDRVEDVFEGDPYEVLATFPGHALDGATYAPVLRGRAEGGGPAEDVARRVVLDDAVSLEDGTGIVHVAPAYGDLEVGRTHGLATVFSVSLSGEVLPEVTLPDAPADAPGPWAGTWFKDADAAIADALLARGAMYHATTLRHAYPFNWRDGTPLMNVAKKSWYIRTTAVKEALLRNNDAITWVPDAIRTGRFGKWLENNVDWAVSRERYWGCPLPVWEREDGGDRICVGSVAELEALSGRDLSDLDLHRPYVDDVTFEKDGATYRRVPYTVDVWFESGAMPYAQRHYLGDASAPEDRAAFERTFPADYICEAIDQTRGWFYSLHALATLLTDPGDGARPAGPLADLAPSTSAFKAAISLGHIVDENGEKMSKSKGNVVDPWTVLDAQGADALRWYLFTASPPEATKRFSAHLVEASHRDFGMTLWNVYAFFVMYANLDAPDLDAAPPDVERPDADRWLVARLHDLVQTVTERLEAFDATGAARPLRDFVVDDLSNGYVRRNRKRFWKSRDATDQASAYAALYETLTTLARLLAPFTPFLAETMYRNLVVSRDPDAAASVHLADWPEADPARIDADLLADMAAFVRAVEVGRAARAQSGVKTRQPLPEVLLRAPDDAALAGLRRFEAALRDELNVKAVRYLAPTDAFVDYDVKPNLPLLGRRLGPRIPAVARALAAMDGRAVAAAVGAGETLHVEVDGDTIALEPDAVLLDARSPEGYAAVEDRGYLAALDVNVTPDLRREGLARDAIRVVQNARKNAGFDVADRIEVVWASEDPDVVAALEAHGDVVAEEVLALALTRGADDAVATWPHVEDADLDGEGAALRVGVRRAPGGAATSGLD
- the gap gene encoding type I glyceraldehyde-3-phosphate dehydrogenase — its product is MKIGINGFGRIGRQIFRIAHARGLEVALVNDLTDNATLAHLLANDSNYGRFDGDVTHDDEHLIVDGRRVRATALKDPAELPWAELGVDVVVESTGLFRKRAQAAKHLDAGASHVLISAPSPDADFDVMLGVNDEAFDPSQHRIVSNASCTTNSLAPVMKVIDETFGVEQAMMSTIHSYTNDQMLLDGPHKDLRRARNAATNIIPTSTGAAVAVAKVLPQFEGIFDGAALRVPTPTGSISDVTALLKRDASVDEVNGAVKRAADGPLRGIVRYAEAPLVLADIQGDPHSGIYDAELTKVQGRMAKFFVWYDNEWGYSSRMVDVLERMAG